In the Leptospira terpstrae serovar Hualin str. LT 11-33 = ATCC 700639 genome, GTGTGTTTTCGAGTTTGATCACATCTCCAACATGAAGGTTCATAAGATCATTCAAAGAAATGTCGACACTACCTACTTCCGAAATAAGAGGGATTTTGACTTGGTCGAGTCGTTCTTGGATGACGGCGCGATTTTCATCCACTTCCCCTTTACGAATTGAGGAATACCAATACTGTGCAGATAGTTTGTTAATGATTGGTTCAATGGTGATGTAGGGAATACAAAGGTTTGTCATCCCTTCCACTTCTCCCACTTTGGTTTCGAGGGTAATTAATACCACCATGTCATTGGGAGGAACTACTTGCGCAAACTGAGGATTAGTTTCAATGTTTCCAAGTCTCGGACGTAAATCAATTACAGTAGACCATGACTCTCGTAAGTTTCCAAGAATCCTAACAATAATCCCTTCCATTACCGAAAGCTCAATATCTGAAAGTTCTCGGTTTACTTTGGATGACTCTCCCTTACCACCGAACAAACGATCAATGATGGTAAAGGAAATGGATGGGTCAATTTCCAAAATGGCGGAACCGCGAAGGGGATCCATATTAATTACAGCAAGTGTGGTAGGGTTTGGAATCGAACGAATGAATTCTTCATAAGTTAACTGATCCACAGAAGCCACGTGCACTACAACGAGGGCGCGAAGCTGTGCCGATAGTCCAGTGGTTGCCAAACGAGCAAAGGTCTCGTGCATCATCTGAAGTGTTCTAATTTGGTCTTTTGAAAATTTATCCGGACGTTTGAAGTCGTAGATTTTGACTTTCTTTTGTTCCCCAACCGATGAGTATTCATCCTCGGAGACTTCCCCAGAGGAAATGGCGTTTAACAGGGCATCAATTTCGTCTTGGGAAAGGATTTCCGTCATTTTTTTACCTTTACGAGTAAGTTTTTAATCTGCCAAAATCCAACTCGGCTTCCTTCTTCTTGTCGCAAGGTGTATATATATTCGTACCTTGTTTTGAACCGACCCATCATTCTTTCTACATAAACCTGAACTCGGGCATCCCTTTTGGAG is a window encoding:
- the fliM gene encoding flagellar motor switch protein FliM gives rise to the protein MTEILSQDEIDALLNAISSGEVSEDEYSSVGEQKKVKIYDFKRPDKFSKDQIRTLQMMHETFARLATTGLSAQLRALVVVHVASVDQLTYEEFIRSIPNPTTLAVINMDPLRGSAILEIDPSISFTIIDRLFGGKGESSKVNRELSDIELSVMEGIIVRILGNLRESWSTVIDLRPRLGNIETNPQFAQVVPPNDMVVLITLETKVGEVEGMTNLCIPYITIEPIINKLSAQYWYSSIRKGEVDENRAVIQERLDQVKIPLISEVGSVDISLNDLMNLHVGDVIKLENTPIKTDLMVKVGDRSKFKATPGRVGNRLAIQIGDSIEDIPDELLGSTRSEQEY